GTCTCTTACCATATCTCGTACAGAATCCGTTACATAACCCAAATCTTCTGCAATGACCGGTTTCCATCCAAGTGCCTGCTCTACTTTACGGAACAAGTCAATTCCCGGTCCTTTTTCCCAATGTCCGCCAATCGCATTTTCTGCTTCATACGGAATAGAAAAATATTCGTCAAACCCACGGAAATGGTCAATACGTACGACATCATACATATTGAACACATAGCGAAGTCTTGAAATCCACCATTCGTAGCCGGTGCTTCTATGATAATCCCATCGATATAACGGATTTCCCCACAACTGTCCTGTTGCCGAAAATCCATCCGGCGGGCATCCTGCTACTGCTACCGGAACATTTTCAGAATCTAACTGAAACAGTTCTGGATGTGCCCATGCATCAGCACTATCCATCGCAACATAAATCGGAATATCTCCAATAATTTTAATACCTTTGCTGTTCGCATAATTCTTCAGCTTCATCCATTGTTCATGAAATTTAAACTGCATATACTGTTGAAATTCGATATCGTAATAGAGTTCTTCCCTGTAATAGTCCATTGCATTATTCCAACGAAGTCTGATATCCTCTGCCCACTTCGTCCACTCTACATCATCAAATCTTGCCTTTACTGCCATAAATAATGCATAATCTGCCAGCCACCAGTTATTTTCTGCAACAAATTTCTGGTAATCCGGATTCTCGCTGATATTACTTCTCTCATATGCTTTTCGAAGCAATGGGTAGCGCCCTTTATAAATTTTCTCGTAGTCTACTTTATTTTTTGTTGTCCCCCAATTTACTTTATCGCACTCTTCACGAGTCAGCACTTTTTCCTCAATCAGCTCATCCAGACTGATAAAATATGGATTCCCTGCAAATGTAGAGAAAGACTGATACGGCGAATCTCCGTAACTGGTCGGACCAAGAGGAAGTATCTGCCAGTAACTCTGTCCGGCTTCCCTTAACCAATCTACAAATTCATATGCACTTTTTGAAAAACATCCAATGCCGTATTCAGATGGCAAACTACTGATTGGCATTAAAATACCTGCAGCTCTTTCATTCATTTTTAATCTCCCTTTCTTTTAAAACCTTTAATTAAACTTCTATCATGACTCCATAGTGATCGGATACAACCGGATAAACCTTTCCATTACAAACAACCTTTGATGAATGAACTTGTTTCTCCTGATTACAGAAAATATAATCGAGTCTCTTTTCATTTTTCAGATTGCTTCTGCCATCGGATTCACGCCAGCCATCAATTTCTTCTTCCACCGTAATACCATCATCCTTTTCTTCTGCTAACACATATGTATCCTTCCATCCACTGTTACAGATTAATTCGTAACCTTCCCCTTTTATATTATCCAGACTGTTAAAATCTCCCATAAGCCATATCGTACTTTCTGCAAATTCTACATCACTAAGTATCTGTTGCATCTTTTTGTGCAACCGTTTGCATTAATTATAGTCAGAATTTTATGATATTTCAATTCTATTTTCTAATATCGCATTTCTTTCTCTTTTTTCCACAATTTACCATTCTTGTTTTTGTGCATTTTTCTAGTTTCATTTTTGTCATTTTGAAATATCATACAATTTATTATCTATGCTTTTGTTACTATTGCTCAACATTTCCGTCTTTTCATTTTCAGCTCTTTTGCATAACTCATGCAATTTCTTATGCAATGCATTTGACATTACTATTTTCTTTCTTTAAAATACTATTTATAACTTATACATGAAAACGAAAGGCTTTATTTATGACAGTGACAATTAAAGATGTGGCAGCTTTGGCAGGTGTATCTCCTTCTACAGTATCCAGAACCTGTAAAAACAACCCTTCTATCAGCAGTGAAACAAAAGAAAAGGTTCGAAAAGCAATGCTCGAGCTTGGATATGAACCAAATTTCCAGGCTAGTAACCTTGCTTCTCAAAATTCACGAACAATAGGGATTATCCTTCCTGCGTCTGCACGTGAAGTATACGAAAACTCATTTTATCTTGAAGCAGTTCGCGGTGTCAGTCATTACTGTAACCAAAAACAATACATGACAACAATTGTAACCGGACAGGACGAAAACGAAATATTACAAGCAGTCCGCTCCATGTCGAGAAGTGGTAAAGTAGATGCGTTTATCGTTCTGTATTCCAGAAAAGATGATCCTGTTATCGACTATTTATTTAATGAAGGATTGCTATACAGTCTGATTGGAAAAGCTACACAATACACAAATCAGAGTATATATATTGATAATGATAATCTGCTGGCAGGGCAGGAAGCAACTGAATACCTCTACCAGCTCGGTCATCGTCGCATTGCATATCTGGGTGCTGACAGCAATCTCATTTTCTCTGCTGACAGAAAATCCGGTTACCTGCTCGCACTAGCAAAACATGGACTTCCGATGCGGTCTGAATACTGTGTAGAAGTTGCAAATGTATCACAGAATAATACCGAAGAAATTTCTGCGTTATTATTACAATCTGAACCACCAACCGCAATTGTAGTAAGTGATGATATTCTTGCTGTTTCTCTGGAACGAGTATGTCTGCAGAACAAGCTGTCGATTCCGGAAGATTTATCAATCATCTCCTTTAATAATTCATTATTTGCAAGATTGACTTCTCCACAGCTCACATCCATTGACATCAATTCATGCCAGCTGGGAATTGAAGCAGCCTCACAGATTATTAATCATATTGAAAATCCCGGATTGGTTGCGACAAAGATTAT
This Ruminococcus hominis DNA region includes the following protein-coding sequences:
- a CDS encoding LacI family DNA-binding transcriptional regulator, whose protein sequence is MTVTIKDVAALAGVSPSTVSRTCKNNPSISSETKEKVRKAMLELGYEPNFQASNLASQNSRTIGIILPASAREVYENSFYLEAVRGVSHYCNQKQYMTTIVTGQDENEILQAVRSMSRSGKVDAFIVLYSRKDDPVIDYLFNEGLLYSLIGKATQYTNQSIYIDNDNLLAGQEATEYLYQLGHRRIAYLGADSNLIFSADRKSGYLLALAKHGLPMRSEYCVEVANVSQNNTEEISALLLQSEPPTAIVVSDDILAVSLERVCLQNKLSIPEDLSIISFNNSLFARLTSPQLTSIDINSCQLGIEAASQIINHIENPGLVATKIIVPHHLIERDSCCKISGE